One window of the Microvirga mediterraneensis genome contains the following:
- a CDS encoding M14 family zinc carboxypeptidase: MTILLDERISRSLDILLREWARTDHRGAVIEAWLFEDEAERRAAEAVLAEAGVRARLRSAYKPLVHAFLEEFETGSLKRVTVRYPVHGEADRLRFLSEAYPLAALLDGIETVFEPGAADITYHVTLEDNDGHVTEHAVFAPNRLRTNHLDQIDLAPTGWLKVTGRPDGLPDLDEPLETDIEQVFHAVMAAVAAHEWPDTEPYAETIAIDVTIPGIERPLDYGDEVMSTREALHEDFYFSLLEFFKRKSGRPPEDRSVQPGQIVPDIRAGEGDAHVRVELRSFGPPENPARPEQDIETADAAPGLEQIHQELAALPGETFEGISREGRPVRGIYRAGSRPAVLVTSGQHANETSAPVGTLRAVRRLLANPETNIAYVPVENPDGYALHGRLCESNPRHMHHAARYTSLGCDLEYGRKEPLYEIGARNQALEMSGAQLHLNFHGYPAHEWTRPFTGYLPRGFELWSIPKGFFLVMRHHPSWGETARTLVEAVTTGLSAVPGLAEFNRRQVEICSIHSGGTPYEIINDIPCLITADERHPSPLTLITEFPDETIYGDAYRFSHTVQMATVIAAEEAFASIMAAQV; encoded by the coding sequence ATGACGATTTTGCTCGACGAGCGTATCTCGCGCAGTCTCGATATTCTCCTGCGTGAATGGGCCAGGACCGATCATCGCGGCGCGGTGATCGAAGCCTGGCTTTTCGAGGACGAGGCGGAGCGGCGCGCGGCGGAGGCCGTTCTGGCGGAAGCGGGAGTCCGGGCGCGGCTGCGGAGCGCCTATAAGCCGCTCGTCCATGCCTTCCTCGAAGAGTTCGAGACCGGCAGCCTGAAGCGCGTCACCGTGCGCTATCCGGTGCACGGGGAGGCGGACCGGCTCCGTTTCCTCTCGGAGGCCTATCCTCTGGCGGCCCTGCTCGACGGCATCGAGACCGTCTTCGAACCCGGCGCCGCCGACATAACCTATCATGTCACGCTCGAAGACAATGACGGTCATGTGACGGAGCATGCGGTGTTCGCGCCGAACCGCCTGCGCACCAATCATCTCGACCAGATCGATCTCGCACCGACCGGATGGTTGAAGGTCACCGGGCGGCCCGATGGCTTGCCGGATCTCGACGAGCCGCTCGAGACCGATATCGAACAGGTCTTTCATGCTGTCATGGCGGCCGTGGCAGCCCATGAGTGGCCCGACACGGAGCCTTATGCGGAGACCATCGCCATCGACGTGACGATCCCCGGCATCGAGCGCCCGCTCGATTACGGCGACGAGGTCATGAGCACCCGCGAGGCGCTGCACGAGGACTTCTATTTTTCCCTGCTCGAATTCTTCAAGCGCAAGTCGGGCCGTCCGCCTGAGGATCGCAGCGTGCAGCCAGGCCAGATCGTGCCCGATATCCGCGCCGGAGAAGGCGATGCGCATGTGCGTGTGGAGCTGCGCTCCTTCGGGCCGCCGGAGAACCCGGCCAGGCCCGAGCAGGACATCGAGACGGCCGATGCGGCGCCCGGACTCGAGCAGATCCATCAGGAACTCGCGGCGCTTCCCGGCGAAACTTTTGAGGGGATCTCCCGCGAGGGACGTCCGGTGCGGGGCATTTACCGGGCCGGTTCCCGTCCGGCCGTCCTCGTCACCAGCGGGCAGCATGCCAACGAGACTTCGGCCCCGGTGGGAACGCTGAGAGCCGTGCGCCGTCTGCTGGCCAATCCCGAGACCAACATCGCCTATGTTCCGGTCGAGAATCCCGACGGCTACGCCCTTCACGGACGGCTGTGCGAGAGCAATCCGCGCCACATGCACCATGCGGCGCGCTACACCTCGCTCGGCTGCGACCTGGAATACGGACGCAAGGAGCCGCTCTACGAAATCGGCGCGCGCAACCAGGCCCTGGAGATGTCCGGCGCCCAGCTGCACCTCAACTTCCACGGCTACCCGGCCCATGAATGGACCAGGCCCTTCACCGGCTATCTCCCGCGCGGCTTCGAACTATGGTCGATCCCGAAGGGCTTCTTCCTGGTCATGAGGCATCACCCCTCCTGGGGCGAGACGGCGCGAACCCTGGTAGAGGCCGTGACGACCGGCCTCTCGGCCGTGCCGGGCTTAGCGGAGTTCAACCGCCGCCAGGTCGAGATCTGCTCGATCCATTCCGGCGGAACGCCCTACGAGATCATCAACGACATTCCGTGTCTGATCACGGCGGACGAGCGTCATCCGTCGCCGCTGACCCTGATCACGGAATTCCCGGATGAGACGATCTACGGCGACGCCTACCGCTTCTCCCATACGGTCCAGATGGCGACCGTCATCGCCGCCGAGGAGGCCTTCGCGTCGATCATGGCGGCGCAGGTTTAG
- a CDS encoding erythromycin esterase family protein produces MARLSWKRNENEASVREAVGLVREHGETLPPIADGKAFGAMFDRFADAKVVLLGEATHGTSEFYRARAAITKRLIEQHGFSIVAVEADWPDAARIDAYVRHRQAADEDDSAFQRFPTWMWRNEEVYDFINWMRDFNKERAEDERAEFRGLDVYSLNTSIRSVLDYLDKIDPEEARKARGRYGCLSPWQSDPARYGRAVMTGQKKPCDEALLRQLQDLLDRRMDYLQADGGEEFFDAVQNAKIVHAAEHYYRIMYEGATESWNLRDRHMFETLQSLLARRDDAKAVVWAHNSHIGNAAATAMGWQGEFNIGELCRKAYRDEAVLVGFGTDRGTVAAADDWDEPMQVKTVLPARPDSHERIFRDTGLGCFLTDWRENGQAELTEILSRPRLERAIGVVYRPETELYSHYFEAVLAEQFDAFVWFEETRAVTPLTHAHGRGMPETYPFGL; encoded by the coding sequence ATGGCCCGGCTGTCCTGGAAGCGGAACGAGAACGAGGCATCGGTCAGGGAAGCCGTCGGTCTCGTGCGCGAGCACGGGGAAACCCTGCCGCCGATTGCCGATGGGAAAGCCTTCGGCGCCATGTTCGACCGCTTTGCCGACGCCAAGGTCGTGCTCCTGGGCGAGGCGACCCATGGCACCTCCGAGTTCTACCGGGCCCGCGCCGCGATCACGAAGCGCCTGATCGAGCAGCACGGCTTTTCCATTGTCGCGGTCGAAGCCGACTGGCCGGATGCGGCGCGCATCGATGCCTATGTGCGCCACCGCCAAGCTGCCGACGAGGATGATAGCGCCTTCCAACGCTTTCCAACATGGATGTGGCGCAACGAGGAGGTCTACGATTTCATCAACTGGATGCGCGATTTCAACAAGGAACGGGCGGAGGATGAACGGGCCGAATTCCGTGGGCTCGACGTCTACAGCCTGAACACGTCGATCCGCTCCGTTCTCGATTATCTCGACAAGATCGATCCCGAGGAAGCCAGGAAGGCGAGGGGACGCTACGGCTGTCTCAGTCCCTGGCAATCGGACCCGGCCCGTTACGGCCGCGCCGTCATGACCGGGCAGAAGAAGCCCTGCGACGAGGCGCTGCTGCGCCAGCTTCAGGATCTCCTCGACCGGCGGATGGATTATCTTCAGGCCGATGGTGGCGAGGAGTTTTTCGACGCGGTACAGAACGCCAAGATCGTTCATGCGGCCGAGCACTACTACCGGATCATGTACGAGGGCGCGACGGAATCCTGGAACCTGCGCGACCGGCACATGTTCGAGACCCTGCAGAGCCTGCTTGCACGCCGCGACGACGCCAAGGCGGTGGTCTGGGCCCACAATTCCCATATCGGCAATGCGGCCGCTACGGCCATGGGCTGGCAGGGCGAGTTCAATATCGGCGAGCTTTGCCGCAAGGCCTATCGCGACGAAGCCGTCCTCGTCGGTTTCGGGACCGACCGGGGCACCGTGGCGGCGGCCGACGACTGGGACGAGCCCATGCAGGTCAAGACCGTCCTGCCCGCGCGGCCCGACAGCCACGAGCGCATCTTCCGGGATACGGGCCTCGGGTGCTTCCTGACCGACTGGCGGGAGAACGGCCAGGCCGAGCTGACGGAAATCCTGTCGCGGCCCCGCCTGGAGCGGGCCATCGGCGTGGTCTACCGTCCGGAGACGGAACTCTACAGCCATTACTTCGAGGCGGTCCTGGCCGAGCAGTTCGACGCCTTTGTCTGGTTCGAGGAAACCAGGGCCGTGACGCCGCTCACCCATGCCCATGGGCGGGGAATGCCGGAGACCTACCCGTTCGGGCTCTGA
- a CDS encoding AMP nucleosidase produces MPADHISTFQSVATPEEAVERLIALHDSAIEAQRKALDHFFSTGTPPTPFERSRFRYPELRLDYRSTSLPPVKQRAYAKFQGPGVYATTITQPAFFRNYLLEQLNYLVRDYGATIEVGVSDQEIPYPYVFERGDELGRGAHSASELAQHFPTPLLAKVGDEIADGTWVFHENEPRPLALFDAARVDYSLRRLVHYTGSDWRCVQPWILLTNYHRYVDQFIRWAVKEMVDEEGPYTRLVLPGGIVIERGLDESVVEELIGSSPWHRFQMPAYHLMRKDGHGVTLVNIGVGPSNAKNITDHLAVLRPHCWLMVGHCGGLRQSQSIGDYVLAHGYLRRDHILDSAVPPEIPIPALAEIQVALQDAAVQGTGAKGGGLKRRLRTGTVVTYDDRNWELRWSQERRQINLSRAIAVDMESGTIAAQGYRLRVPYGTLLCVSDKPLHGEIKLPGAANAFYERAVSEHLMIGLSALDILKGQRSSLHSRKLRSFDEPPFR; encoded by the coding sequence GTGCCTGCCGATCACATTTCCACCTTCCAATCCGTTGCCACGCCTGAAGAAGCCGTCGAGCGGCTCATCGCGCTCCACGACAGCGCCATTGAGGCGCAGCGCAAGGCGCTCGATCATTTCTTTTCCACCGGCACGCCGCCCACGCCCTTCGAGCGGTCCCGATTCCGCTACCCGGAGCTGCGGCTGGATTACCGGTCGACCTCCCTGCCGCCGGTCAAGCAGCGGGCCTATGCCAAGTTCCAGGGGCCGGGCGTCTATGCCACCACGATCACACAGCCGGCGTTCTTCCGGAACTACCTGCTGGAGCAGCTGAATTATTTGGTGCGCGATTACGGGGCCACCATCGAGGTTGGTGTCAGCGACCAGGAAATTCCCTATCCTTATGTCTTCGAGCGCGGCGACGAGCTGGGGCGCGGAGCCCATTCGGCGTCCGAGCTCGCCCAGCATTTCCCGACGCCGCTCCTCGCCAAGGTGGGCGACGAGATCGCTGACGGTACCTGGGTTTTCCACGAGAACGAACCCCGGCCTTTGGCACTCTTCGATGCCGCCCGGGTCGATTACTCGCTCCGCCGTCTCGTGCATTACACCGGCAGCGACTGGCGCTGCGTCCAGCCCTGGATCCTCCTCACCAACTACCATCGCTATGTGGACCAGTTCATCCGCTGGGCCGTGAAGGAGATGGTGGACGAGGAGGGGCCTTACACGAGGCTCGTTCTCCCCGGCGGCATCGTCATCGAGCGCGGGCTGGACGAGTCCGTGGTCGAGGAGCTGATCGGTTCCTCGCCCTGGCACCGGTTCCAGATGCCGGCCTATCACCTCATGCGCAAGGACGGGCACGGGGTCACGCTGGTCAATATCGGCGTCGGTCCTTCAAATGCGAAGAACATCACCGATCATCTGGCGGTTCTGCGGCCCCATTGCTGGCTCATGGTCGGGCATTGCGGAGGCCTGCGCCAGTCGCAATCCATCGGCGATTACGTGCTGGCCCACGGCTATCTCCGGCGCGACCATATTCTCGACAGCGCCGTGCCGCCGGAAATCCCGATCCCGGCTCTCGCGGAAATCCAGGTCGCCCTGCAGGATGCGGCGGTGCAGGGCACCGGCGCAAAAGGCGGGGGGCTGAAACGGCGCCTGCGCACCGGCACGGTCGTGACCTACGACGACCGGAACTGGGAGCTGCGCTGGAGCCAGGAGAGGCGCCAGATCAATCTCTCCCGCGCCATCGCGGTGGACATGGAGAGCGGCACCATCGCGGCCCAGGGCTACCGGCTGCGCGTTCCCTACGGCACGCTCCTGTGCGTCTCGGACAAGCCGCTGCACGGGGAGATCAAGCTGCCGGGTGCGGCCAATGCCTTCTACGAGCGGGCGGTGAGCGAGCACCTCATGATCGGCCTCTCGGCTCTCGACATCCTGAAAGGCCAGCGGTCGTCCTTGCATTCGCGCAAGCTTCGGAGCTTCGACGAGCCGCCGTTCCGGTAG
- the metF gene encoding methylenetetrahydrofolate reductase [NAD(P)H] — protein sequence MSPLALRPSRQNASPIKVSFEFFPPKTPEMETTLWSSIQRLAPLHPHFVSVTYGAGGSTRERTHATVSRILKETPLKPAAHLTCVAATKEEVNDVVRSYRDAGVRHIVALRGDPVGGIGTAYEPHPGGYRQACDLVAGIKAIGDFEVSVSAYPEKHPEAASLDADIDALKSKVDCGADRAITQFFFDNDLYFRYLDRVRARGIDIPIVPGIVPVQNFKQTANFASKTGASVPGWLAARFEGLENDVETRKLIAAAVAAEQVFDLLDRGVNEFHFYTMNRADLVYAICHLLGLREQSVRAAA from the coding sequence ATGTCCCCGCTCGCCCTGCGCCCCAGCCGGCAGAACGCCTCTCCCATCAAGGTCTCGTTCGAGTTCTTCCCGCCGAAGACGCCCGAGATGGAAACGACGCTCTGGTCGTCGATCCAGCGTCTGGCTCCCCTTCACCCGCATTTCGTTTCCGTGACTTATGGGGCAGGCGGCTCCACGCGCGAGCGCACCCATGCCACCGTGTCCCGCATCCTGAAGGAAACGCCTCTCAAGCCCGCCGCGCATCTGACCTGCGTGGCCGCGACCAAGGAGGAGGTGAACGATGTCGTTCGGTCCTACCGTGATGCCGGCGTGCGCCACATCGTGGCCCTGCGCGGCGATCCGGTCGGCGGCATCGGGACGGCCTATGAGCCGCATCCCGGCGGCTACCGGCAGGCCTGCGATCTCGTTGCCGGCATCAAGGCCATCGGCGATTTCGAAGTGTCCGTTTCCGCCTATCCGGAAAAGCATCCCGAGGCCGCTTCCCTCGATGCCGACATCGATGCGTTGAAGAGCAAGGTCGATTGCGGCGCGGACCGTGCGATTACCCAGTTCTTCTTCGACAATGACCTGTACTTCCGCTACCTCGACCGTGTCCGCGCGCGCGGCATCGACATCCCGATCGTTCCCGGCATCGTGCCGGTGCAGAACTTCAAGCAGACCGCCAATTTCGCGTCCAAGACCGGCGCCAGCGTTCCGGGCTGGCTCGCCGCGCGCTTCGAGGGCCTCGAGAACGACGTGGAGACGCGCAAGCTCATCGCCGCCGCGGTCGCTGCCGAGCAGGTGTTCGATCTGCTCGATCGCGGCGTGAACGAGTTCCACTTCTACACCATGAACCGCGCCGACCTCGTCTATGCCATCTGCCATCTGCTCGGCCTGCGCGAGCAGAGCGTGAGGGCGGCCGCCTGA
- the ettA gene encoding energy-dependent translational throttle protein EttA: MSRQFIYHMRGLSKTYSGGKKVLDNVHLSFYPDAKIGVLGVNGAGKSTLLRIMAGTDTDWSGEAWVAEGARVGYLPQEPQLDPSKNVRENVMEGVAAKKAILDRYNELAMNYSEETADEMTRLQDEIEAKGLWDLDSQVDQAMDALRCPPDDWSVDKLSGGERRRVALCKLLLEQPELLLLDEPTNHLDAETTAWLEGHLRSYPGAILIVTHDRYFLDNVTGWILELDRGRGIPYEGNYSSWLEQKQKRLAQEGREEAAHQRTIEREREWVAASPKARQAKSKARIQRYEELVAKANEKGPTTAQIIIPIAERLGNNVIEFDNLKKAFGDKLLIDGLSFKLPPGGIVGVIGPNGAGKTTLFRMITGQEQPDEGSISIGESVKLGYVDQSRDSLDANKTLYEEISGGNEVLYLGKREINARAYCGAFNFKGSDQQKKVGVLSGGERNRVHLAKILKSGSNVLLLDEPTNDLDVDTLRALEEALEDYAGCAVIISHDRWFLDRIATHILAFEGDSHVEWFEGNFADYEEDKKRRLGTDSTIPHRIKYKKFSR, translated from the coding sequence GTGTCCCGACAGTTCATCTACCACATGCGTGGCCTCTCCAAGACCTATTCGGGCGGCAAGAAGGTCTTGGACAACGTTCATCTCTCATTCTACCCGGATGCCAAGATCGGCGTGCTCGGCGTCAACGGCGCCGGTAAGTCGACCCTGCTGCGCATCATGGCCGGAACCGACACCGACTGGTCCGGCGAGGCTTGGGTCGCCGAAGGCGCCCGGGTCGGCTACCTGCCGCAGGAGCCCCAGCTCGACCCGTCCAAGAACGTCCGCGAGAACGTCATGGAGGGCGTGGCCGCCAAGAAGGCGATCCTCGACCGCTACAACGAGCTCGCCATGAATTATTCGGAGGAGACGGCGGACGAGATGACCCGTCTCCAGGACGAGATCGAGGCCAAGGGCCTGTGGGATCTCGATTCCCAGGTCGACCAGGCCATGGACGCCCTGCGCTGCCCGCCGGACGATTGGTCCGTGGACAAGCTCTCGGGCGGCGAGCGCCGCCGCGTGGCCCTGTGCAAGCTGCTCCTGGAGCAGCCGGAACTGCTCTTGCTCGACGAACCGACCAACCACCTGGACGCCGAGACGACGGCCTGGCTCGAAGGTCACCTGCGCAGTTACCCGGGCGCGATCCTGATCGTCACCCACGACCGCTACTTCCTCGACAACGTGACGGGCTGGATTCTCGAGCTCGACCGCGGCCGGGGCATTCCCTATGAGGGCAATTACTCCTCCTGGCTGGAGCAGAAGCAGAAGCGCCTCGCGCAGGAGGGCCGCGAGGAAGCGGCTCACCAGCGCACCATCGAGCGCGAGCGTGAATGGGTCGCCGCCTCGCCGAAGGCCCGTCAGGCCAAGTCGAAGGCCCGTATCCAGCGCTATGAGGAACTCGTAGCCAAGGCCAACGAGAAGGGCCCGACGACGGCTCAGATCATCATCCCGATCGCCGAGCGCCTGGGCAACAACGTCATCGAGTTCGACAACCTCAAGAAAGCCTTCGGCGACAAGCTTTTGATCGACGGCCTGTCCTTCAAGCTGCCCCCGGGTGGCATCGTGGGCGTCATCGGCCCCAACGGCGCCGGCAAGACCACGCTGTTCCGCATGATCACGGGCCAGGAGCAGCCGGACGAGGGCTCGATCAGCATCGGCGAGAGCGTCAAGCTCGGCTATGTCGACCAGAGCCGCGACTCGCTCGATGCCAACAAGACCCTCTACGAGGAGATCTCGGGCGGCAACGAGGTGCTCTATCTCGGCAAGCGCGAGATCAACGCCCGCGCCTATTGCGGCGCCTTCAACTTCAAGGGCTCCGACCAGCAGAAGAAGGTCGGCGTGCTCTCGGGCGGCGAGCGCAACCGCGTGCACCTCGCCAAGATCCTGAAGTCGGGCTCCAACGTGCTGCTCCTCGACGAGCCGACCAACGACCTCGACGTGGATACGCTCCGCGCGCTCGAGGAAGCGCTGGAGGATTACGCGGGCTGCGCCGTCATCATCTCGCACGATCGCTGGTTCCTCGACCGCATCGCCACCCACATCCTCGCCTTCGAAGGCGACAGCCACGTGGAATGGTTCGAGGGCAACTTCGCCGATTATGAGGAGGACAAGAAGCGCCGTCTCGGCACGGATTCCACCATCCCGCACCGGATCAAGTACAAGAAGTTCTCGCGGTAA
- a CDS encoding metalloregulator ArsR/SmtB family transcription factor produces the protein MPDTPSPSLDLTLDVLRAAAEETRLRILALLTEGELSVSDLTDILGQSQPRISRHLKLLVEAGLVERHREGAWAFFRLTDRGTALRIIRPTLESLDRSDPQLLEDRTRLDGVRAQRSQAAQAFFSRLAPDWDRIRSLHAPETVVEAAVLEALGPARIRNLVDLGTGTGRMLQLLAPRANRTVGLDASHAMLSVARANLEKVGLRGIELRQGDIYAPPFPRDTFDLVVIHQVLHYLDDPARAIREAARLVAPGGRILVVDFAPHNLEFLREAQAHRRLGFAPAQVAGWLDEAGLDCTLNREIAPPAQGDEQLTVSLWLGQDRRVVTDWPLSEPDREVA, from the coding sequence GTGCCGGACACCCCGTCCCCATCGCTGGACCTGACCTTGGATGTCCTTAGGGCAGCCGCCGAGGAGACGCGCCTGCGGATCCTCGCTCTGCTGACCGAAGGTGAGCTCTCCGTTTCCGACCTCACGGACATCCTCGGGCAGTCCCAGCCGCGCATCTCCCGTCACCTGAAGCTCCTGGTCGAGGCCGGCCTCGTGGAACGGCACCGGGAGGGGGCCTGGGCCTTCTTCCGTCTCACCGATCGGGGCACCGCCCTGCGGATCATCCGCCCGACCCTGGAGAGCCTCGACCGGTCCGATCCGCAGCTGCTGGAGGACCGCACCCGCCTCGACGGCGTGCGCGCGCAGCGCTCGCAGGCCGCCCAGGCCTTCTTCTCCCGCCTGGCGCCGGATTGGGATCGCATCCGCTCCCTCCATGCCCCCGAGACCGTGGTCGAGGCGGCGGTCCTGGAGGCTCTCGGCCCGGCCCGGATCCGCAATCTCGTCGATCTCGGCACCGGCACGGGCCGGATGCTGCAACTCTTGGCGCCGCGGGCGAACCGAACGGTCGGGCTCGATGCCAGCCACGCCATGCTCTCGGTGGCCAGGGCCAATCTCGAGAAGGTGGGCCTGCGGGGCATCGAGCTGCGCCAGGGCGACATCTATGCGCCGCCGTTCCCGCGCGACACCTTCGACCTCGTGGTGATCCATCAGGTGCTGCACTACCTGGACGACCCGGCGCGGGCGATCCGCGAGGCGGCGCGCTTGGTGGCGCCGGGCGGGCGGATCCTCGTGGTCGATTTCGCGCCGCACAATCTGGAATTCCTCCGCGAGGCCCAGGCGCATCGCCGCCTCGGCTTCGCCCCCGCCCAGGTCGCCGGATGGCTCGACGAGGCGGGCCTCGACTGCACCCTCAACCGGGAGATCGCTCCGCCGGCACAAGGCGACGAGCAATTGACCGTATCCCTTTGGCTCGGCCAGGACCGCCGCGTGGTGACGGATTGGCCTTTGAGTGAACCCGACAGAGAGGTCGCCTGA